CTCATCGAACCCTCCTCGCCTCGTTGGCGTTGCTAAATCAACTAATCGGCCGTGGGACTGGCATCGCTCCAGATCAAATCAATTGTCATTGAAGAGTCGAGATTTCGTTTCACGGGGCAATCATTTGCGACGCGCTTCAACAAGGCCTTCTGTTCCTGACTCAGGGAGACAGGAAGAGTGATCTGCGCTTCAAGCCTTTGAATGCGCCGTGGTCCCTCGCTTGTCATTGTTTTTTCAACGATCACTGAGGCGTCGGCGAGGTCCCAGCCGCGGCGCCGTGCAGTGATCCCCATGATCGTCAAAAGGCACGTTCCAAGGGCTGTCGCCAGCAGGTCCGTTGGCGAAAAGCTTTCGCCAAGACCATCATGATCAGTGGGTGCATCGGTGTTCAAGACGGACCCTGACGGTCCGTGCTGAGCGGTGCAGTGCAAATCACCGGTGTATCGACATTGAATCGCTGTCATCAGTCCTTGATCATTCCTCTGATCAAGTCTGCTCCCGATTTGGGGAGAGATTCATTCGGTCTTTGAGGAAACGTGGGAAGTGTTCAGGATCAGCACGATTCATTGAGAACGTACTGAAAAACCGCCTGAGCCCAGCCCTGAGCATGGCAAGCCGGCGCCAACTGATAGCGGCCTTGAGCGATGGCGTCAGCAAAGACCGGATGGGGACCATTCGAACCAGGCACCACAACGGAAAGATCACCCGCTTCAAGGAGGGGCTCGTCGTTGGGTGAGTCCCCCAGGGCAAGCACCCGCACGGGAGAGCCACCCCTGTGCTGCTTCAAAACCTCAAGGGCTCGACCCTTGCTGACCTCTGCGCCGAGCAGATGACTCATGCGATTGCCCTGAACAACTGCAAAACCAAGCCGGTTGGCAAGGTCTGGCAACCGTTGCCGCGCAGAGGCAGAAGGAGGCACAAATGGCAAACTCCAACGCCTCGTGCAAGCCAACTGCAGCGCTTCGCCCTGCAAACCAAGCAGGTCGAATGCCTCCTGATCTGAGAGTGCATCGATGGGTTGCAACGGCTCACTGAGCAACTCGGCAAGCTCACGCAAGACCGGACGAAGCTCAGCAATAGGGCATCCCAGCGCCAGCTCCCATGACTCGCCATCGCTCGTTTCCCCATGAACGGCCCCTCCGTTTTCAACGATGAATGGGTCCTTCAAACCAGCTGCAGACCTAAAACTTTTCACCTCCTCAGCCGTTTTGCTCGTACACGGAATCACGGGAATTCCCTGCAGCTGCAAGCCACGAATGGCCTCCCGTGCCGGCGCCCAGTTGTAGGCATGGTCCATCAAGGTCCCATCGAGATCGGTGACGACCCACCAGGGAGTGGAAGACAGAGCCTCTGTTTTATTCATCGAATCAACCAATGCACTGCAAACGGCTCAAGATCGAGAGCCGTTTGGCCCACAACGAGAGAGTGCCCATTCAAGACGTCATGCCAAACAGACCCTGGAGACTCGGCAAGCATGCTCAAAGGGAAGCTAAGGCGAACATCACTGAAATTGTGAATCGCAAACAGCATGCTTGCCCCTTCTCCCCTCTGCAGAATCACCACATCCGAGCGGCCTTCACTCAGGACCTTCATCGGGGCAAAGGGATCTAACGCCGCCTGCCCACGACGGACCGCCATCGCTTGTTGCAACGTTGCCACCACCTGATTGGTATCGCTTTCGGGATCAGCCAACAAACGCTCTAGACGGTCGCGTTGAAACTGAGGCCGGTTGAGATCACGGCGATGACCGCTGAGACGAAAGCGAGCGTTGTCATTGGGGGTTGCCAGTAAGGCCGGCAGGTAGAACGCAGGCACGCCGGGAACGGTCAGCAGCAGCAACTGCGTCAACAAAAAACGTGCTCGTTGATGGTGCGATGGATCCCGTCCTGGAGCCGCCATGGCACTCCACCAGCTGATGTTGATTTCATAGGGAACCTCCAGCCCATCGGCCAATCGCCGGTGACTCACCAAACCACCCCGCTGCTCGCAGTGCTTCAACAACTGGAGCAATCGATCCGATTCCATCAATCCTTCGAGGGGCCGCAAACCAATCCCGTCATGACAGGCCGTGAAGTTGAGCAGGCCTGTCCCCTCAGGGAGCTGGGGCCAACGCGCCAGCCAGGCATTCAGCAGATCCGCACGACGACTGAGACAGGCCTCGAGGACAAGGGGGGGGAAGGGAAAGTTGTAGGCGAGGTGCGCTTCAGCGCCAGTGGTCAGATAAGAGAGATTTTCCTGCTCGGGAACATTCGTTTCCGTCACCACCACCCCCTGCGGACATCGCGATTCCAAGAGAAGGCGCAACACTTCAACCAAGCGGTGGGCCTGAGGCTGATGGATGCAATCCGTAAAAGGCTGTTTCCAAACAAACCCCACAGCATCCAGGCGCAACCATTGGACGCCATAACGGCAGAAGAGATCGAGCAGCCGTGTGAATCCAAGCAACACTTCAGGCTCTCGCCAGTTCACATCCACTTGATCGGGCCCAAACGTGGTCCAGACCGTTTGTGGACCACGATCTGTCGCCAGCGTGGTGAATAGAGCCGAACTACGGGGGCGCACCACGTTGTCCCAACAAGGGTTGGGAGCCGCCGCCAACACACATCGCGCTCCAGGTTGTTCTCCCTTCAAAAAAGCCCGAACCCAGGGGTGGGACGCGGAAATGTGATTGAGAACCAAATCAGCCATCAACTGGCGACCTTCAGCCAACGCGGCCAGGTCATTCCAATCACCGAAGCGTTGGTCGATCTGCTCATGACTGGCAACGGCAAAGCCTCCATCACTGGTGGCGCACAAGAAGGGCAGCACGTGCACAACCGATGAGAGTCCTTGGAAATGGCGATGCAGAAGCGCCTGTAAACAACGGAGCCCTGGCTGGTCATCGGCAATCACCGAATCGGCATAGGTAATCAACACACAACTCGAGGAATCCCAACGCGCGTCCGTAGCCGCTCCATCCGCAATCCCAGCATCCACCGCCTCTGAAACGGGAATCGCTGAGGCGGACCGCTCGGAATGCAGCAATTGCGACGACAAGCGATTGAGATCCTCCGAAGAATGGTGTTCATAGAGCTCCGTCAGAAGCGATGGCAACCACTCATGCGCCATTAACTGCTTCGACACCATGCCTTTGCCAAGTGCAACAGGTATGGAACAGAGCTCCGCAAATTGTTGTCGCATTGATCACCGCATGGATTTTCAGCAGGGATTAATCGCCACGATTCATGATTACGGACTCGGGAAGCTGGATCGCTCAGACCTTCAACGCCAGCTGAGACAACGCCCCACGTCCTTGCTGATCCCGTGCCTCATGGAGGAATTCAGCCGTCCTGCGCTCAGGCTCATCCGTGAGGTTCTTTCGGAGCTAAGCGGACTACAGGAACTCGTGATCGCCTTATCCGCGGAGACCAGCGAGGATGTTGCCGCAGCGGAAGCTTTCTTTGCTGACATGCCATTTCCTGTGCGCGTCCACTGGACGAATGGCCCTGCCGTTGCCGAATTACTGCAGTCACTGCAGACCCTTGGCCTCAATGTGACCGGACCACCTGGGAAAGGCTGGGCTGTATGGCAGGGGCTTGGTGTGGCATGCAGAAACGCTGAGATTGTTGGACTCTTCGATGCCGACATCCGCACCTTTTCTCCGGCCTACCCAGAACGGATGCTGCGACCGTTGCTAGATCCCTCGCTCGGTGTGGCCTATGTGAAAGCGTTTTACAGCCGCCTTTCTCTCGAGACCCAATCGCTCCATGGACGAGCGACACGCCTGTTTGTCGGTCCACTCCTCACCAGCCTGGAGCAGATCTTTGGCCCCATGCCGTATCTGCGTTATCTCCAATCATTTCGCTACCCCTTAGCCGGCGAATTCGCGTTCACAAGGGATCTCGCTATGAATTTGCGCATTCCTTCCGACTGGGGACTCGAGATCGGCTTGCTTTCAGAGGTGTATCGCCATGTGGCGCCTCGACGCATCGCCCAAGTGGATCTCGGACTGTTTGATCACAAGCACAAAACCCTCGGCAATACTCCCTCAGAGGGCTTGCAGCGCATGGCCGGTGAGATTTTTGCCACGGTGCTTCGTGGACTGATGGAGCATGAAGGTCGGATGTTGTCACCAGACCAGATCCCCACACTCGAAGTGCTGTTCCGGCGCGTAGGCGAAGACCGTGTCCAGCAGTTTGGATTGGATTCAGCCATCAATCGTCTTCCTTACAACCGACACAGCGAGGAGCTTGCTGTCCAGAGCTTCGCAACCTTGTTACGTCCAAAAGTTGAGGAGTTGATGGCAGCACCTGTGGCCCATCAGCTACCGAGCTGGTCGAGGTTGCTGTGCTGCACGGAACGGTTGCAAGCCGACCTCGCCGAAGCAGGCCAGCAACGAACCCTTCCTGCAGCTGCTAGTAGAACGGCACGACGTCATCACCATCGCCCCCTGATCGCCTGCCCACCAAGACGTCCTGCAGCAGCAGCCTGAATCCAACGTCTGCGCTTCAAGCGTCTGCGCTTCAGCCGATCATCCCCGTTGTCCAGTAGCGAATGCGGGCAGGATGGCGATTGAGGTAGTCCTCGACCGCCTCGGCTGCTGATCGCTCATTGGCCATGAGCAGCAAATCAGACAGTTCACGATCAGGAATCTGAAAACGCGATAGGAAGGCGGCCAGGTCTGAATGGTCGCGATCCAAGCCCTGTCGGCCCAAAGCATGAATCCACTCCACACCACCAAACACGAGCTGAGGGTCTTCCAAAAAGCGGAGCTTGTAGCGAGCAAACATCCAATGGGGAGTCCAACTCGTGACCATCACCCAACGACGCTCACGGATCGCCTTATCAAGAACCGCCGTCATGGCGGCGCTGCTGGAGGCAACCAAACGCATGTCAGTCAAGTTGTAATCAAGCAGTGCTCGCTCAGAGGCCTGATTCAGGCCTGAACCAGGATCAATGCCTTGAACGGTGTTTTGGAAACGCGCTGCCACTTCAGGATTTCGCAAATCAGTGATCGAGCGAACCTCCGCAGCATCCACATAATCAGGGACCACCCAACCAAGACGGCCGGAATACATCGAGCCGAAATCAAGCACCCGGTCGCGCACGCGAGTCCAATAGTCCTTGTGCGTTAACGGCAACCAGGCCATCAACATCAGGTCGAGATCTCCTCGCGCTACAGAGGCGTATTGAATGCCGATGTCGGCCATGACCCGTTCCACGGGAAGGTTGTAAGCCTGTTGAATCACTCGCTGAGCGATCAAGCTCATCACTTCCGCATCAGCCCATGGAGACCATCCCAAGCGCAACGGGCCCGTGGCACTCGATGGAGAGGTCCCAGGGCCCGCTTGTGAAACCAAGCCTTGTTGCTTGGAGGACGTGGTGGATGCTGTCGAGTCGGCCTGGCGCTGCCAGCTCAAGCGCACCTGACTGGAGAGGGAAGCCGCCGCTAAACCAAGGCCGGACAGCAACACAGCACGTCGGCGCCAAAGGGGAGCGGTCATGGTGTTCTCCATAGCGAGCGCCAGCGGCGGGAGCGCGCTTCCACCGTTCTCTCACCCTCCAGCATCAAGCTCTGACTGAGTCGATCGAGGATGACCGCAAGAATCACAACCGCTATCCCACCCTCAAAACCAAGGCCCACATCCAGTTGCTGAATCCCGCGCAGCACGACGTCGCCGAGGCCACCACCACCAATCATTGAGGCAATCACCACCATCGACAAAGCCAACATGATCGTTTGATTGACCCCACTCATCACCGTGGGCAACGCACTTGGCATCTGCACCTTCCAGAGCAATTGCAACTCACTGCAGCCAAAGGCACGCCCAGCCTCCATCAGATCAAAGGGGACCTGACGAAGTCCGAGATGGGTAAGACGGACCACAGGAGGCATCGCAAAGACCAAGGTGGCGATGATCGCCGGAACAGCGCCTGTGCTGAACAACATCACTGCTGGAATCAGGTAAACAAAAGCAGGCATGGTCTGCATCAGGTCTAAGCAAGGCCGAAGCAGCCGCCAAACCCATGGCAAACGAGCTGACAACACCCCCATCGGCAGACCCAGCAGCAAGGCCAGGAATGACGCCGCCAACACGAGAGCAAGGGTGGAGATCATCGGATCCCAAAGGCCCATCGCCAGGACCAAGTTCAAACCGAGCAGTGCGAACAACGCAAATCCACCGCTCACTCGCCAGAGGCCAAGACCAGCCACGATCAGGGCAAAACTCCAGGGTGAGGGTGCTCGGAGCACTTGCTCAATCCAGACAGCAAGCGCCAGGACTCCAGCATTGACGACGTCGAAGAGGCTTTGTGCGTGGGTGAGCAACCACAGCACCGCATCATCAACAGCTAAGCCGATGGCGCCAGCTTGATGCACGGCAGCCAAAGAGGGAAGAAAGCCAAACGTCCAGGAATGAAGCATCAAAGGTTGACCTCCAGAGATTGCAACAGCTGACGGGGAGTAATCACACCCAAAAAGCAACCTTCCCCATCAAGAACCGGCGGTGGGTACGGAAGGGTCGCTACGGGCGAGATGGCCTCACGAACCCGCATCCCGGCGCGCAGGGTTACCAGCTGATCGGCCCCGATCCAATCCTCAGAACCGATGCGCACACCTAGCAACTGCTGCCGCCCATCAATGACATACAGCGGATCGCCCATCGACGGATCCAGCGCAGGGAGATCGTCCACAGCGTGAACGACCAGGCAACGTGGCGGAGACGCAATGGCAGCAACGTCCAAAACCGCTGCGGTATCGATATCGCGGAAGAAATGACGAACGGCCTCGCTCGCGGGATCACGGAGCAGGGACTGAGCTGTTCCGGATTGGAGCACTTGACCGTCCTGCATCAGGGCAATCCGATCGCCCAGACGGATTGCCTCATCCAGGTCATGGGAAATAAAAACGATGGTGCGTTGGCGCTCAGCCTGCAACTGCAAAAGCAACTCCTGCATATCGCTGCGAATCAAGGGGTCAAGCGCTGAGAAGGCCTCATCCATCAGCAAGATCGGTGGATCGAGTGCCAGGGCGCGCGCCAAACCAACCCGCTGCTGCATCCCCCCAGACAGCTGATGCGGGTGTTTACGACATTCATCTCCGAGGCCGACGCGCTCCAGAGCTTTCAGCGCGAGATCCCTGCGCTGTTTCAGGGGCACACCGGCCACCTCAAGACCGAAAGCGGCGTTATCGATCACGGTTCGATGCGGAAAGAGCGCAAAGGACTGAAACACCATCCCCATCTGCTCACGGCGAAGCTTGTTGAGCTCCATGGGGTTCAACAAAGACAGCTGCCGCCCCTGAACACTCACCTCACCTGAACAGGGCTTGATCAAACCATTGAGAAGGCGCAACAAGGTGGATTTTCCCGACCCTGAGAGGCCCATCACAACAAAGATTTCCCCCGCTTGGATCTCTAATGAGACATCACGAACAGCTGCACGAAGACCTGCTTGCTGATACAAATCAATCGGATCTATTCCAGAACGCAGTTGCTTGATCGCTAAATCTGCAGATCCTCCGTATATCTTCCAAAGAGAATCGAGACAGATTTCCGAACTCATATCGGATCCGTCCCAACATTAAGTACTAAAACTTAGCCACCACAAAGGCATCTCAAAGCATTCCTTCACGAAAACGACAGAAAGCAGAATCCACCGCTTGCTGACACAAGTCAAAAAGGTGGATTTTGCTGACATTTTCGATCACGAGCGTTAGCGTTAAAAAACGATCTATCAAACAGCCACCCAAAATTCGGACGCTTTTGGAGTGAGCCTGCATCTGTCAATGCGCTGATAACAGATCTTCGAAATTCCAGTTCCTTAACAAGAAGACATCTATGTCATCGTTCACGAACCCCTCTGCCATTGAACAGAGTGATGCCCAACGGTTCGGAGATTCACCCGAACGGGTTCGTGAAACCGATCACTATGAGCAGGAATATATTGAACAATTTGTTGACCGATGGGATCGATTAATTGACTGGGAGGCGCGCGAAAAAGCAGAGGGAGATTTCTTTATCAAGCTATTGCATCAGCACGGAGCCAAATCCGTCCTTGATGTCGCAACTGGAACAGGATTTCACTCTGTTCGCTTATTACGAGAAGGATTTGATGTTGTCAGTGTGGACGGAAGTCCAAACATGCTGGCGCGTGCATTTAAGAATGCCCGTGAACGCGACTTATTAATGCGCACCGTGCATGCCGACTGGCGCTTCCTCAACCGCGATGTGCATGGTGTTTTCGATGCGGTGATCTGCTTAGGCAATTCCTTCACCCACCTGTTCAGAGAGCAAGATCGACGCAAAGCTTTGGCGGAGTACTACGCCGTGCTGAAACATAACGGCGTACTGATTTTGGATCACAGAAATTACGATCGCTTGCTGGAAGGAAACTCCAAAAGTGGCAAAAGCAATGTGTACTGCGGCAAAGATGTTGAGGTTGGGCCTGAGCATGTCGACGACGGCCTCGCTCGCTTTCGCTACGCCTTCAGCGACGGGAGTACCTATCACTTAAATATGTTCCCTTTGCGTCATGGCTACGTGAGGCGCCTGATGCGTGAAGTGGGATTTCAACGAATCAATACCTTTGGCGACTACCAACAGGGCCATGACGATCCTGACTTCTATGTGCATGTTGCGGAAAAGGAATACCGCTTTGACACCGACATGACTGCGATTTAACGCATGACCAACTCTGCCTTTTCAACGGCTGCTTCCACTGCAGCCGGTTATTACGACAGCAACGATGCCGACCGCTTTTACGCCGAAATTTGGGGCGGAGAAGATATTCATATCGGCCTTTACAACGCGGTGAATGAACCCATTGCCAGCGCGAGTCGTCGCACGGTGGAAGCACTGGCAGCACTGATCCAAGCGCCGCAAACAGATAGCCCTAAGGAGAGCTCTTGCGTTGTGGACCTTGGCTCGGGCTACGGCGGAGCCGCTCGCCACCTATGCCAAAACCCCCTGGTGAAGGTAGAAGCCATCAATATCTCTGCCGTTGAGAACACGCGTCATCGTGAACTCAATCGTGCAGCTGGCTTGGACCGTCAGATCCAGGTGCACGACGCTTCTTTTGAGGCCGTCCCTCTGGAGGATGCCTGCGCCGATGTGGTTTGGAGCCAGGATGCCATCCTCCACTCGGGCGATCGCCAACAGGTGATGAAGGAGGCCGCAAGGCTGCTCAAGCCCGGTGGCGTGATGGTGATGACAGATCCGATGGCCAGCGACGGAGTTCCGTCTTCATCACTCTCCGCCATCCTGGAACGGATTCATCTCTCCGATCTGGGATCTCCGGAGCGATACAAAGACTGGGCGAACAACGCTGGGCTCCAACGCGATATTTGGGATGACCGCACCCCCATGCTGATCTGTCACTACAGCCGTGTTCGAGACGAGCTCCAACGGCGCCAGGACGAGTTGAAACTGAGCATTAGCCCCAACTATCTCGCAAAAATGGACGCGGGTCTGCAGCATTGGGTTGAGGGAGGCAATGCCGGAAGGCTCTGCTGGGGCCTGATGCGCTATCGCAAACCAGAAGAATGATGGCCATGAACAAACGCAACCCATCGGAAGTCGTAGAGAAGCTGGTGGAGGAATGGACACTGCAACCCCATCCAGAAGGTGGCTGGTATCGCGAGCTGCATCGCAGCTCTCTGCCGGTGGTTCGATCGGATCAGCAGCAACGCTGTGCCATCAGCACAATCTTGTATCTCTTGGATGCGGGATCGCTCAGTCGCTGGCACAGGGTGAGCCATGCCGATGAGGTTTGGACGCACCTACAAGGAGCACCTCTGAGTCTGTGGTGCCTCAAGCCGGAGGCCGATCAGGCCACTCGAGAGGTGTTGTCGATGCACAACCCTGTCCAAGTGATTCCTGCGGATCACTGGCAGGCCGCCAAGGCCGAAGGCCCCTACAGCCTGGTGAGTTGCTGTGTTGGGCCGGGATTCAGCTTTGAAGATTTCACCATGCTCAGAGATCTTCCAGAAAGCGAACGCCCAGCTGCGGCGCTTGCTGAGCTGATCTGAGCTGATCTGAGCTCTCCGCAGAGCTCAGCAGAACTCATAAGAGCTCAACAGTGAACCCGACTCATTACGCTCATCCCAACAGGGAGACAGCATGGGTAGCAGCTTCGGGAAACTGTTTCGCATCAGCACCTTTGGGGAATCTCACGGTGGAGGCGTGGGCGTGATCGTGGATGGCTGCCCGCCCAGGCTGGAATTAGACCTGGAAGCCATTCAGGCAGACCTCGACCGCAGACGACCGGGTCAAAGCCGGATCACCACCCCCAGAAAAGAAGCCGATCAAGTGGAGATTCTCAGCGGCTTGCTCGATGGGGTGACCCTGGGCACACCGATCGCGATGGTGGTGCGCAACAAGGACCAACGCCCTCAGGACTACAAAGACATGGAAGTGGCCTTTCGCCCCTCCCATGCCGATGCCACATACCAGGCGAAGTACGGCATCCAGGCCCGCAGCGGCGGCGGCAGGGCTTCCGCGCGGGAAACGATTGGACGCGTTGCGGCAGGGGCTATCGCCAGGCAACTTCTCAGAAAAGCCAATGGCACCGAAGTCATCGCATGGGTGAAGCGCATCCACGACCTCGAAGCAAGCGTGGATCCCAGCGCCGTTACACCTGAGCAAGTGGAAAGCAACATCGTGCGCTGCCCTGATGCAGCGATGGCAGAACAGATGATCCAACGCATTGAAGCGATCGGCCAGGAGGGAGATTCCTGCGGCGGGGTGATTGAGTGCGTGGTGAGGCATGCGAGCACAGGGCTGGGGATGCCCGTGTTCGACAAGCTGGAAGCTGACCTGGCCAAAGCCGTGATGTCACTGCCCGCCACCAAGGGCTTTGAAATCGGATCGGGCTTTGCCGGCACGCTCCTCAAGGGCAGTGCCCACAACGATGCCTTCCTACCCACAGAAGATGGAAGCCTCCATACGGCCACCAACTATTCCGGAGGCATTCAGGGAGGGATCAGCAATGGGGAACCGATTGTGATCCGCGTGGCCTTCAAGCCGACGGCCACCATCCGCAAGGAGCAACAGACGATCAACGCGGCAGGGGAGGCCACCACGCTCTCAGCGAAAGGACGCCACGACCCTTGCGTCTTGCCAAGAGCCGTTCCGATGGTGGAAGCCATGGTGTCCTTGGTGCTTGCCGATCACCTGCTCAGACAGCAAGGGCAGTGCAGCCTTTGGTGATCGGCCCCCCAGCTTCAGCTTCTGGCCGGTGACTGGATCCCATTGCTGCTCGCCAACTGTGCGGCCGCTTTGGCCATGCGACCCGCCGTGGAACGAGCAGACGTGGACTCAGCACTC
This Synechococcus sp. WH 8016 DNA region includes the following protein-coding sequences:
- a CDS encoding OsmC family protein, giving the protein MTAIQCRYTGDLHCTAQHGPSGSVLNTDAPTDHDGLGESFSPTDLLATALGTCLLTIMGITARRRGWDLADASVIVEKTMTSEGPRRIQRLEAQITLPVSLSQEQKALLKRVANDCPVKRNLDSSMTIDLIWSDASPTAD
- a CDS encoding HAD-IIB family hydrolase, with translation MNKTEALSSTPWWVVTDLDGTLMDHAYNWAPAREAIRGLQLQGIPVIPCTSKTAEEVKSFRSAAGLKDPFIVENGGAVHGETSDGESWELALGCPIAELRPVLRELAELLSEPLQPIDALSDQEAFDLLGLQGEALQLACTRRWSLPFVPPSASARQRLPDLANRLGFAVVQGNRMSHLLGAEVSKGRALEVLKQHRGGSPVRVLALGDSPNDEPLLEAGDLSVVVPGSNGPHPVFADAIAQGRYQLAPACHAQGWAQAVFQYVLNESC
- a CDS encoding alpha-amylase family glycosyl hydrolase; its protein translation is MVSKQLMAHEWLPSLLTELYEHHSSEDLNRLSSQLLHSERSASAIPVSEAVDAGIADGAATDARWDSSSCVLITYADSVIADDQPGLRCLQALLHRHFQGLSSVVHVLPFLCATSDGGFAVASHEQIDQRFGDWNDLAALAEGRQLMADLVLNHISASHPWVRAFLKGEQPGARCVLAAAPNPCWDNVVRPRSSALFTTLATDRGPQTVWTTFGPDQVDVNWREPEVLLGFTRLLDLFCRYGVQWLRLDAVGFVWKQPFTDCIHQPQAHRLVEVLRLLLESRCPQGVVVTETNVPEQENLSYLTTGAEAHLAYNFPFPPLVLEACLSRRADLLNAWLARWPQLPEGTGLLNFTACHDGIGLRPLEGLMESDRLLQLLKHCEQRGGLVSHRRLADGLEVPYEINISWWSAMAAPGRDPSHHQRARFLLTQLLLLTVPGVPAFYLPALLATPNDNARFRLSGHRRDLNRPQFQRDRLERLLADPESDTNQVVATLQQAMAVRRGQAALDPFAPMKVLSEGRSDVVILQRGEGASMLFAIHNFSDVRLSFPLSMLAESPGSVWHDVLNGHSLVVGQTALDLEPFAVHWLIR
- a CDS encoding glycine betaine ABC transporter substrate-binding protein — translated: MTAPLWRRRAVLLSGLGLAAASLSSQVRLSWQRQADSTASTTSSKQQGLVSQAGPGTSPSSATGPLRLGWSPWADAEVMSLIAQRVIQQAYNLPVERVMADIGIQYASVARGDLDLMLMAWLPLTHKDYWTRVRDRVLDFGSMYSGRLGWVVPDYVDAAEVRSITDLRNPEVAARFQNTVQGIDPGSGLNQASERALLDYNLTDMRLVASSSAAMTAVLDKAIRERRWVMVTSWTPHWMFARYKLRFLEDPQLVFGGVEWIHALGRQGLDRDHSDLAAFLSRFQIPDRELSDLLLMANERSAAEAVEDYLNRHPARIRYWTTGMIG
- a CDS encoding proline/glycine betaine ABC transporter permease → MLHSWTFGFLPSLAAVHQAGAIGLAVDDAVLWLLTHAQSLFDVVNAGVLALAVWIEQVLRAPSPWSFALIVAGLGLWRVSGGFALFALLGLNLVLAMGLWDPMISTLALVLAASFLALLLGLPMGVLSARLPWVWRLLRPCLDLMQTMPAFVYLIPAVMLFSTGAVPAIIATLVFAMPPVVRLTHLGLRQVPFDLMEAGRAFGCSELQLLWKVQMPSALPTVMSGVNQTIMLALSMVVIASMIGGGGLGDVVLRGIQQLDVGLGFEGGIAVVILAVILDRLSQSLMLEGERTVEARSRRWRSLWRTP
- a CDS encoding glycine betaine/L-proline ABC transporter ATP-binding protein; translation: MSSEICLDSLWKIYGGSADLAIKQLRSGIDPIDLYQQAGLRAAVRDVSLEIQAGEIFVVMGLSGSGKSTLLRLLNGLIKPCSGEVSVQGRQLSLLNPMELNKLRREQMGMVFQSFALFPHRTVIDNAAFGLEVAGVPLKQRRDLALKALERVGLGDECRKHPHQLSGGMQQRVGLARALALDPPILLMDEAFSALDPLIRSDMQELLLQLQAERQRTIVFISHDLDEAIRLGDRIALMQDGQVLQSGTAQSLLRDPASEAVRHFFRDIDTAAVLDVAAIASPPRCLVVHAVDDLPALDPSMGDPLYVIDGRQQLLGVRIGSEDWIGADQLVTLRAGMRVREAISPVATLPYPPPVLDGEGCFLGVITPRQLLQSLEVNL
- a CDS encoding class I SAM-dependent methyltransferase, whose amino-acid sequence is MSSFTNPSAIEQSDAQRFGDSPERVRETDHYEQEYIEQFVDRWDRLIDWEAREKAEGDFFIKLLHQHGAKSVLDVATGTGFHSVRLLREGFDVVSVDGSPNMLARAFKNARERDLLMRTVHADWRFLNRDVHGVFDAVICLGNSFTHLFREQDRRKALAEYYAVLKHNGVLILDHRNYDRLLEGNSKSGKSNVYCGKDVEVGPEHVDDGLARFRYAFSDGSTYHLNMFPLRHGYVRRLMREVGFQRINTFGDYQQGHDDPDFYVHVAEKEYRFDTDMTAI
- a CDS encoding methyltransferase domain-containing protein; its protein translation is MTNSAFSTAASTAAGYYDSNDADRFYAEIWGGEDIHIGLYNAVNEPIASASRRTVEALAALIQAPQTDSPKESSCVVDLGSGYGGAARHLCQNPLVKVEAINISAVENTRHRELNRAAGLDRQIQVHDASFEAVPLEDACADVVWSQDAILHSGDRQQVMKEAARLLKPGGVMVMTDPMASDGVPSSSLSAILERIHLSDLGSPERYKDWANNAGLQRDIWDDRTPMLICHYSRVRDELQRRQDELKLSISPNYLAKMDAGLQHWVEGGNAGRLCWGLMRYRKPEE
- a CDS encoding cupin domain-containing protein, producing the protein MMAMNKRNPSEVVEKLVEEWTLQPHPEGGWYRELHRSSLPVVRSDQQQRCAISTILYLLDAGSLSRWHRVSHADEVWTHLQGAPLSLWCLKPEADQATREVLSMHNPVQVIPADHWQAAKAEGPYSLVSCCVGPGFSFEDFTMLRDLPESERPAAALAELI
- the aroC gene encoding chorismate synthase, which gives rise to MGSSFGKLFRISTFGESHGGGVGVIVDGCPPRLELDLEAIQADLDRRRPGQSRITTPRKEADQVEILSGLLDGVTLGTPIAMVVRNKDQRPQDYKDMEVAFRPSHADATYQAKYGIQARSGGGRASARETIGRVAAGAIARQLLRKANGTEVIAWVKRIHDLEASVDPSAVTPEQVESNIVRCPDAAMAEQMIQRIEAIGQEGDSCGGVIECVVRHASTGLGMPVFDKLEADLAKAVMSLPATKGFEIGSGFAGTLLKGSAHNDAFLPTEDGSLHTATNYSGGIQGGISNGEPIVIRVAFKPTATIRKEQQTINAAGEATTLSAKGRHDPCVLPRAVPMVEAMVSLVLADHLLRQQGQCSLW